CTCGTGGCATACCCCGAAGCGAACCATGGCTTTAATCTGCAAACAGGTGCCAAAGGAGTGCCTGCCGGAACCTATCGTCGCGAAGACGACCGCGACGCATGGCGTCGCACTGTCGAAATGCTCAAGCTGTACCATCCGTTGCCGTAGAGGTCAGCCATGCGGCAGGTTGCCGGATTCACCCGGCCGTTAGAACTGCCTCGATCAAAATTAATGCTGCGACCTTAGCAATCGGGACGAGATAGAGATCGGCCATAAAAGACTTGGAAGACGGTGAAGAGGAACGGATATAAGCCGGTTCACCGTGCAAAAAACGGAGCATGATTCGAGGTGAAGACCGGGACTTCCTGTTTCAGGATAGCTGATATTGCCGGATGCCGCTTGAATTCCCTGTCGAGGAATAACCTCACCTTCTTTCTGTCCCACCCTTGAGGATGCAGAAAATCGGCGTAGAGTGAGAGGTCTCCCTCGGAGAAAGTTCGGCTCGATAGAGCAGCAGAGGCTTTGCCGCAGATCGGCATATTGAATATTGCAAGGTTAAGATAATTAATGCAGTCACTGTGCTGCGCTGTGAATTCAAGTGTCTTTTTTGCCGACGCCTCTGTCTCGACCGGCGTGCCGAAAAGAAGATATACGTAGGTGGCTATCCCTGCTTTTTTGAGGTTCCTGAGCACGCGGGAGGTCGTTTCAATGTTTATGCCTTTATCAAGTGCATCGAGGACCTTCTGGTCTCCTGACTCTATTCCCAGTTTAAGCATTACGCAGCCGGACCTTTTCAGGGCAGCACAAAAAGCCGGATCTGCCAATTGAGTACTCACCCGTGCGAAGCCGTACCAGGGCGCGGCCGGTCTTTCCGTGCAGAGAGCTTCAAGAAGGGCAGGGCTTATGGCATTATCGAGCAAATGAATGAGGGACGGATCGTGCCTTGCTGCCAATTCTTTCAGATCCCCGATCACCTGTCCGGGCGGAATGGGGATGTAAGAATTTTTTTCAGCCTCCTCCGGGCAGAAATCGCAGCGGTTCCAGTAGCAGCCTGAAGAGGCGCTGTAAGGAAGAATGAACCCGGGCGACAGATATTGATGAAGGGGAAGAGACGAATAGTCCGGGCGCGGCAGGTGTCTGTCCTGAGTATCAATGCCGAGGAGAGACAGAAGCTGAAATTCACCTGGCCCTGCAACAACATGGTCCACCAGACCGGCAAACGGCTCCTGCCATGCGAGGTTCTTCATCCAGGAGGTTACCAGTCCGCCGCCCAGGACCACCTTCACAGAAGGAAATTCCCGGCGCATGAAGCCGATCATCGAAAACGTGCATAATGCCTGACTCAGATAGTTCAGTGATATGCCCGCCGCAGAAGGCGCTTTTTTATCGAAAAGCTCCCGCAGCCTCGATGAAAAATAGGGATAAAAAGGGTTCAGTTCAGGCCTGTCTGCTGCGGCCAGAAGATCTCTGCTTCTAACCGGAGAGAGGGCCAGGTCTGAGTAATCCGCAAGACCTGCAGTTACGCCGGCCGGGCTTGTTGCACTGAGAACCCTGCTGATATCCTTAACCGCTCTTTTGTACCGATCGGGATGCCGGTAAAGACGGGGATCTCTCAGGGCGGAACTATTCCTGTCGCAATTCCTGAATGCCCTTTTTGTCCAGGCACTGTCAGATCCGGAGGGGAGGGGCAGGCCGAGGCGATAGAGAAGACCCTCAAGATTTGCATCCAGCAGGGCATGGGCAACACCGTGTCGGTTGAGCATGCCCGACAAGCGGGTAATGCCTGCCGGAGGTTCGCAGGGTTTGGCAACAGGCGGATAGATGAGGAGGATCAAGGCGATGCCGGTAAATTAT
The sequence above is drawn from the Nitrospirota bacterium genome and encodes:
- a CDS encoding radical SAM protein, translating into MLLIYPPVAKPCEPPAGITRLSGMLNRHGVAHALLDANLEGLLYRLGLPLPSGSDSAWTKRAFRNCDRNSSALRDPRLYRHPDRYKRAVKDISRVLSATSPAGVTAGLADYSDLALSPVRSRDLLAAADRPELNPFYPYFSSRLRELFDKKAPSAAGISLNYLSQALCTFSMIGFMRREFPSVKVVLGGGLVTSWMKNLAWQEPFAGLVDHVVAGPGEFQLLSLLGIDTQDRHLPRPDYSSLPLHQYLSPGFILPYSASSGCYWNRCDFCPEEAEKNSYIPIPPGQVIGDLKELAARHDPSLIHLLDNAISPALLEALCTERPAAPWYGFARVSTQLADPAFCAALKRSGCVMLKLGIESGDQKVLDALDKGINIETTSRVLRNLKKAGIATYVYLLFGTPVETEASAKKTLEFTAQHSDCINYLNLAIFNMPICGKASAALSSRTFSEGDLSLYADFLHPQGWDRKKVRLFLDREFKRHPAISAILKQEVPVFTSNHAPFFAR